A DNA window from Leptolyngbya sp. KIOST-1 contains the following coding sequences:
- a CDS encoding SDR family NAD(P)-dependent oxidoreductase, whose translation MTLTAVIVLGLIAIALGFGLLGFLRCWREQGYDLQDKGVLITGGSRGLGLVMARQLVDAGARLAICARDEAELARARADLAQRGGEVLALICDVTNQAQVDQIVQQVSAHFGAIDILINNAGTDIVGPFENMAMQDYDDLMQLHFWAPLYATYAVLPEMRARRAGRIVNISSVGGKVVSPHMVAYCASKFALTGLSAGMRVELAQAGIAVTTVCPGLIYTGVNDHALFKGQRQKEYAWFSISESLPLLSASPEKVAREAIAGLRRGAAEVVVPLPILLMARFYGVFPGVMASLLRWGNWLLPGPTEDGDARAFGRDSHSAWAPSWLTSLSDRAARRNNELPVNEPKAAPPVTPGGSRESSPEGQAVNDL comes from the coding sequence ATGACTCTTACAGCGGTAATTGTGTTGGGGCTGATCGCGATCGCCCTGGGTTTCGGTTTGCTCGGGTTTCTGCGTTGCTGGCGAGAGCAGGGGTACGACCTCCAAGACAAAGGGGTTTTGATCACTGGCGGCTCCCGTGGGCTAGGGCTGGTGATGGCGCGCCAGCTCGTTGATGCTGGGGCTCGGCTGGCGATCTGCGCCCGGGATGAGGCCGAGCTGGCGCGGGCGCGGGCCGACCTGGCGCAGCGGGGCGGAGAGGTTTTGGCGCTGATCTGCGATGTGACCAACCAGGCCCAGGTGGATCAGATAGTGCAGCAGGTCAGCGCGCACTTTGGCGCGATCGATATTTTGATTAACAATGCCGGTACCGATATCGTGGGGCCATTCGAAAATATGGCCATGCAGGACTATGACGACCTGATGCAGCTACATTTTTGGGCACCGCTCTACGCCACCTACGCAGTTTTGCCTGAGATGCGCGCTCGCCGCGCTGGCCGCATTGTCAACATTTCCTCGGTTGGTGGCAAGGTCGTGTCGCCGCACATGGTGGCCTACTGTGCCAGCAAATTTGCCCTCACCGGGCTGTCCGCAGGCATGCGGGTCGAACTGGCCCAGGCGGGCATTGCTGTCACCACCGTCTGCCCCGGCTTGATTTACACAGGGGTCAACGATCACGCGCTGTTCAAGGGCCAGCGCCAAAAAGAGTACGCCTGGTTCAGCATTAGCGAGTCGCTGCCGCTGCTCTCTGCCAGCCCAGAAAAAGTGGCCCGGGAGGCGATCGCCGGACTGCGTCGGGGGGCGGCCGAAGTGGTGGTGCCGCTGCCTATCTTGCTCATGGCCCGCTTCTACGGTGTGTTCCCAGGGGTGATGGCCAGTCTGTTGCGCTGGGGGAACTGGCTGCTGCCGGGGCCAACCGAGGACGGTGACGCCAGGGCCTTTGGCCGGGACAGCCACTCCGCCTGGGCCCCGTCGTGGTTGACCTCCCTGAGCGATCGCGCCGCCCGCCGCAACAACGAGCTGCCCGTCAATGAACCTAAGGCCGCTCCCCC
- a CDS encoding NAD(P)/FAD-dependent oxidoreductase, translating into MSDRPRPPAQSASLPQSASLIVIGAGAAGLFGAIACAEANPRASIHIFEAGREPLAKVRISGGGRCNVTHACFDPAVLVTHYPRGSRALRGPFSRFQPRDTVAWFEQRGVRLKTEADGRMFPVTDDSGTIVDCLLGEARRLGIRIYTGQAIAHIQAEDPGFGLTTRAGSEWRCDHLLLATGSSPNGYRLALQLGHDLVPPVPSLFTFNLPDPALRELAGVSVENVQLHLALEDAPTLTQSGPLLITHWGVSGPAVLKLSAYGAVGLHRQRYRATLTVNWLPALKQDQVRQTLLRLKQDQGKRQVAAFSPFPELSRRLWQYLAQRRANLGPRLNWADLSKAQLQVLVNELTRGDYNIAGKGVFKDEFVTCGGIPLAEVNFKTLESRRCPGLYLAGEILNIDGITGGFNFQNAWTTGWLAGHAIAAQGRD; encoded by the coding sequence GTGAGCGATCGCCCCCGCCCCCCCGCCCAGTCCGCTTCGCTGCCCCAGTCCGCTTCGCTAATCGTGATTGGCGCTGGTGCGGCCGGGCTGTTTGGGGCGATCGCCTGCGCCGAGGCCAACCCCAGGGCATCCATTCATATTTTCGAGGCGGGCCGCGAACCCCTGGCCAAAGTGCGAATCTCCGGCGGCGGGCGCTGCAATGTCACCCACGCCTGCTTCGACCCCGCCGTGCTGGTCACCCACTACCCGCGCGGCAGTCGCGCCCTGCGCGGCCCCTTCAGCCGGTTTCAGCCCCGGGACACGGTGGCCTGGTTTGAGCAGCGGGGGGTGCGGCTCAAAACCGAGGCCGACGGCCGCATGTTCCCGGTCACCGACGACTCGGGCACGATTGTGGACTGTCTGCTGGGGGAAGCCCGGCGGCTGGGCATTCGCATTTACACCGGCCAGGCGATTGCCCACATTCAAGCCGAGGACCCCGGCTTTGGGCTGACCACCCGGGCCGGGTCCGAGTGGCGCTGCGACCATCTGCTGCTGGCCACCGGCAGCAGCCCCAATGGCTACCGGCTGGCCCTCCAGCTGGGCCACGACCTGGTGCCGCCCGTGCCCTCGCTGTTTACCTTCAACCTGCCCGATCCGGCCCTGCGCGAGCTGGCGGGGGTCTCGGTCGAAAACGTGCAGCTGCACCTGGCCCTGGAGGATGCCCCCACCCTGACCCAGAGCGGCCCGCTGCTGATTACCCACTGGGGGGTGAGCGGCCCGGCGGTGCTCAAGCTCTCGGCCTACGGGGCCGTGGGCCTGCACCGTCAGCGCTACCGGGCCACCCTGACGGTGAACTGGCTGCCCGCCCTGAAGCAGGACCAGGTGCGGCAGACCCTGCTGAGGCTCAAGCAAGATCAGGGCAAGCGCCAGGTGGCAGCGTTTTCGCCCTTCCCGGAGCTGTCGCGGCGGCTGTGGCAGTACCTGGCCCAGCGCCGGGCCAACCTGGGCCCCCGGCTGAACTGGGCCGACCTGTCGAAGGCGCAGCTCCAGGTGCTGGTGAACGAGCTGACTCGGGGCGACTACAACATCGCTGGCAAGGGCGTTTTCAAAGACGAGTTTGTCACCTGCGGCGGCATTCCCCTGGCCGAGGTTAACTTCAAAACCCTGGAGAGCCGCCGCTGCCCAGGGCTATACCTGGCGGGCGAAATTCTCAATATCGACGGGATCACGGGCGGGTTTAACTTTCAGAACGCCTGGACCACGGGCTGGCTGGCGGGGCATGCGATCGCCGCCCAGGGACGCGACTAG
- a CDS encoding MotA/TolQ/ExbB proton channel family protein, whose translation MGNWFVAGGIVMWPLLLCSLLTLALAVERGWFWLQISRQQRGLVTQVLNTFSQNPQRAIAKLKQHQQLPIARIFLAALSLGDATPEEFRLALESAAQAELPLLKRFQTLFETVVGVAPLLGLLGTVLGLMQVFATLRLGETGGPAASGVTSGVGEALTSTAAGLVVALVALLLANLFQGLYRRQRAFLQEAGGKLEILHRRALRQGTISSTVFLPGQLP comes from the coding sequence ATGGGTAACTGGTTTGTGGCGGGGGGCATTGTGATGTGGCCGCTGCTGCTGTGTTCGCTGCTGACTCTGGCTCTGGCTGTGGAGCGGGGCTGGTTTTGGCTGCAGATCAGTCGCCAGCAGCGGGGGCTGGTAACCCAGGTGCTGAACACCTTTAGCCAAAATCCCCAGCGGGCGATCGCCAAGCTCAAGCAGCACCAGCAGTTGCCCATTGCGCGAATTTTTCTGGCGGCGCTCAGCCTCGGCGATGCCACCCCAGAGGAGTTTCGGCTGGCTTTGGAGAGTGCCGCCCAGGCTGAGCTGCCCCTGCTCAAACGGTTCCAAACCCTGTTTGAAACGGTGGTGGGGGTGGCCCCGCTGCTGGGGTTACTGGGTACTGTGCTGGGTCTGATGCAGGTATTCGCGACCCTGCGCCTGGGCGAAACCGGCGGCCCAGCGGCCAGCGGCGTCACCTCGGGAGTGGGGGAAGCGCTGACCTCAACGGCGGCGGGGTTGGTGGTGGCCCTGGTGGCGCTGCTGCTGGCCAACCTGTTTCAGGGGCTATACCGCCGTCAGCGGGCGTTTCTTCAGGAGGCGGGGGGCAAGCTCGAAATTCTCCACCGCCGCGCCCTGCGCCAGGGCACCATCAGCTCCACGGTCTTTTTGCCGGGGCAGCTGCCGTGA
- a CDS encoding DUF2993 domain-containing protein translates to MVLTSMFGGFTGFQSKGSNDFGERMINSVATQSLRHLFSRSDAVEVEVRCSPPSKLLQGTIDSFRMEGRGLVIRKEFEAAEMMFETDAVAIDVGSAIGGKIRLRQPTQAVAQVVLNEDAINRAFEAELVRQHLEGVTDDAVTSLSGGDPVTFRDIHITLLPEQAVKITAKTDLPNRKDVPIQLLAKVTVEKRRRIIFADAEFSPEGISEDMIPLSATLTRGFAEVLNRMVDLERFNLDGVLLRVNRLETKGRQLVFSGYAQIEHFPGMV, encoded by the coding sequence TTGGTATTAACCTCTATGTTCGGTGGCTTTACCGGGTTTCAATCCAAAGGGTCCAATGACTTTGGCGAACGGATGATCAACTCTGTGGCTACCCAGTCGCTGCGGCACCTGTTCAGCCGCAGTGATGCTGTGGAGGTGGAGGTGCGCTGTTCGCCGCCCAGCAAGCTGTTGCAGGGCACGATTGACAGCTTTCGGATGGAGGGGCGTGGCCTGGTCATCCGCAAAGAGTTTGAGGCGGCGGAGATGATGTTCGAGACCGATGCGGTGGCGATCGATGTCGGCTCCGCGATCGGCGGCAAAATTCGCCTGCGCCAGCCCACCCAGGCCGTGGCCCAGGTGGTCCTCAACGAAGACGCCATCAACCGCGCCTTTGAGGCCGAGCTGGTGCGCCAGCACCTGGAGGGGGTTACCGATGACGCGGTGACCTCCCTTTCCGGGGGCGACCCGGTGACTTTTCGGGATATCCACATTACCCTGCTGCCTGAGCAGGCCGTCAAGATTACCGCCAAGACCGATTTGCCCAACCGCAAGGATGTGCCCATTCAGCTGCTGGCTAAGGTCACGGTGGAAAAGCGGCGACGAATTATTTTTGCCGACGCTGAATTTTCGCCGGAGGGCATCTCCGAGGACATGATCCCGCTGTCGGCCACGTTGACCAGGGGGTTTGCCGAGGTACTGAACCGCATGGTGGACCTGGAGCGCTTTAACCTGGATGGTGTCTTGCTGCGGGTGAACCGGCTCGAAACCAAGGGCCGACAGCTGGTCTTTAGCGGCTATGCCCAGATTGAGCATTTTCCCGGCATGGTTTAG
- the aroF gene encoding 3-deoxy-7-phosphoheptulonate synthase — protein MKDAALTRKSDPDHRSVVALSDTVAVGGETLLIVGGPCAVESAAQMEQVARQLSFAPVQALRGGVFKPRTSPYAFQGLGEAGLRILADLRQRFQVPVISEVMAIDQIELMADYVDVLQVGSRNMQNFDLLKALGRTRKPVLLKRGLAATLEEFVMAAEYILSHGNPSVILCERGIRSFDTYTRNVLDLGAVVALKQITHLPVMVDPSHAAGKRELVPDLARAAIAAGADGLIVECHPVPDESVSDARQALTLEEMVRLARSLEPIAAALGRRLVPAPAALEVGTGAIAA, from the coding sequence ATGAAAGATGCCGCGTTGACCCGTAAATCTGACCCTGACCACCGTTCGGTTGTAGCCCTCTCCGACACCGTCGCCGTGGGTGGCGAAACTCTGCTGATTGTGGGTGGTCCCTGCGCCGTTGAAAGCGCCGCCCAGATGGAGCAGGTGGCCCGCCAGCTCTCTTTTGCCCCCGTGCAGGCGCTGCGGGGCGGGGTGTTCAAGCCGCGCACGTCGCCCTACGCCTTCCAGGGGCTGGGCGAGGCCGGGCTGCGAATTTTAGCTGACCTGCGCCAGCGGTTTCAGGTGCCGGTGATCTCGGAGGTGATGGCGATCGACCAGATTGAACTGATGGCCGACTATGTGGATGTGCTGCAGGTGGGCAGCCGCAACATGCAGAACTTTGACCTGCTCAAGGCTCTGGGCCGCACCCGCAAGCCGGTGCTGCTGAAGCGGGGCCTGGCGGCCACCCTGGAGGAGTTTGTGATGGCGGCGGAATACATCCTCAGCCACGGCAACCCCAGCGTGATTCTCTGTGAACGGGGCATTCGCAGCTTTGACACTTACACCCGCAATGTGCTGGATTTGGGCGCGGTGGTGGCGCTGAAGCAGATCACCCATCTGCCGGTGATGGTGGACCCCAGCCACGCCGCCGGTAAGCGTGAGCTGGTGCCGGATTTGGCTCGGGCCGCGATCGCCGCTGGGGCGGACGGGCTGATTGTAGAATGTCACCCAGTGCCCGATGAATCGGTGTCAGACGCCCGCCAGGCCCTTACCCTGGAGGAGATGGTCCGGCTAGCCCGTAGCCTCGAACCCATTGCGGCGGCCTTGGGGCGTCGCCTAGTTCCTGCGCCCGCAGCGCTGGAGGTTGGCACAGGGGCGATCGCGGCCTAG
- a CDS encoding family 2 glycosyl transferase: MVWELCIRYANGKETVLDVFQSLEIAQNRVDKLYAEGYPMHFAYFVRPGCVT, encoded by the coding sequence ATGGTTTGGGAACTCTGTATCCGCTATGCCAACGGCAAAGAAACGGTTTTGGACGTCTTTCAAAGCCTCGAAATAGCCCAAAATCGGGTGGACAAGCTCTATGCCGAAGGCTATCCCATGCATTTTGCCTACTTTGTCAGGCCGGGCTGCGTAACCTAG
- the frr gene encoding ribosome recycling factor: MSVDDILLETEDQMQKSVEATQRNFNTIRTGRANASLLDRIEIDYYGAQTPLKSLANITTPDASTLMIQPFDAGSLTTIEKAISMSDVGLTPNNDGRVIRLNIPPLTSERRKEFVKTAGKVAEEGRVSIRNQRRGGIDAVKKLEKASDISEDESRDAQDEIQKLTDKYIAKLDEALAAKEKDIMTV; this comes from the coding sequence ATGTCAGTTGACGATATTTTGCTCGAAACCGAAGACCAGATGCAGAAGTCTGTTGAGGCGACCCAGCGCAACTTCAACACCATCCGCACGGGTCGCGCCAATGCCTCTCTGCTCGATCGCATCGAGATCGACTACTACGGGGCCCAGACTCCGCTCAAGTCCCTGGCCAACATCACCACCCCCGACGCCAGCACGCTGATGATTCAGCCCTTCGACGCCGGTAGCCTGACCACCATCGAAAAAGCCATTTCGATGTCGGACGTGGGCCTCACCCCCAACAACGATGGACGAGTCATTCGCCTCAACATTCCGCCGCTGACCAGCGAGCGCCGCAAGGAGTTTGTCAAAACGGCGGGCAAAGTGGCTGAGGAAGGTCGCGTCTCGATCCGTAACCAGCGGCGCGGCGGCATCGACGCCGTGAAAAAGCTTGAAAAAGCCAGCGATATCTCCGAAGACGAGTCGCGGGATGCCCAGGATGAAATTCAGAAGCTGACGGATAAGTACATCGCCAAGCTCGACGAAGCCCTAGCCGCTAAAGAAAAAGACATTATGACCGTGTAG
- the pyrH gene encoding UMP kinase, which translates to MDATYMEKPYRRVLLKLSGEALMGDMDYGIDQSVVEAITAEIAEVTKEGIEIAIVVGAGNIFRGIKGSASGMDRATADYIGMIATVMNAMTLQDSLERMGVPTRVQTAIAMQEVAEPYIRRRAIRHLEKNRVVIFGAGSGNPFFTTDTTAALRAAEINAEVVFKATKVDGVYDSDPKLNPDAKRYRTLTYGHVLKHDLKVMDSTAIALCKDNKIPIMVFDLSVPGNIKRALMGEPIGTIVGEDCDVS; encoded by the coding sequence ATGGATGCAACCTATATGGAAAAACCCTATCGGCGAGTACTGCTAAAACTGAGCGGCGAAGCCCTGATGGGCGATATGGACTACGGCATCGATCAGAGCGTTGTAGAAGCAATTACCGCCGAAATTGCTGAGGTCACCAAAGAAGGAATTGAGATCGCCATTGTCGTCGGTGCGGGCAACATCTTTCGGGGCATTAAGGGGTCGGCCTCGGGGATGGACCGGGCCACCGCCGACTACATCGGCATGATTGCCACGGTGATGAATGCCATGACCCTGCAGGACTCGCTGGAGCGCATGGGGGTGCCCACCCGGGTGCAGACGGCGATCGCCATGCAGGAGGTCGCCGAGCCCTACATCCGCCGCCGCGCCATTCGCCACCTGGAGAAAAACCGGGTGGTTATTTTTGGGGCTGGCTCCGGCAACCCATTCTTTACCACCGACACTACCGCCGCCCTGCGCGCAGCGGAGATCAACGCCGAAGTGGTATTCAAGGCAACCAAAGTTGACGGCGTCTACGATTCTGACCCTAAACTAAACCCAGACGCCAAGCGCTACCGCACCCTCACCTACGGCCATGTGCTCAAGCACGACCTGAAAGTGATGGACAGCACCGCGATCGCCCTGTGCAAGGACAACAAGATCCCTATCATGGTATTTGACCTGTCGGTGCCCGGTAACATCAAGCGAGCGCTGATGGGCGAACCTATCGGCACGATTGTAGGAGAGGATTGTGATGTCAGTTGA
- a CDS encoding SEC59/DGK1/VTE5 family protein, with protein sequence MATALVQIGLVAAWLAVVGGAAEGLRRTANLDAEITRKIVHIGAGHVILLAWWLNTPAWMGIAASVVFSGVALLSYRLPILPGINGVGRNSLGTFFYALSIGVLTAIFWPLGLPQYAAIGILVMTWGDGLAALIGQNFGRHTYKIFGNQKSWEGSLTMAVASFLVCFLVLGFTAGFTGVAGGTALGVAIASTLLETLSFFGLDNLTVPLGSAALAYGVMGWVG encoded by the coding sequence ATGGCTACTGCGCTTGTGCAAATCGGACTGGTAGCTGCCTGGCTGGCGGTGGTCGGGGGAGCGGCTGAGGGGCTGCGCCGCACCGCTAACCTCGACGCCGAAATTACCCGCAAAATTGTCCACATTGGGGCCGGGCACGTGATTTTGCTGGCCTGGTGGCTAAACACCCCCGCCTGGATGGGAATAGCGGCCTCGGTGGTGTTTAGCGGGGTGGCGTTGCTGTCCTACCGGCTGCCCATTCTGCCGGGCATCAACGGCGTGGGGCGCAACAGTCTGGGAACGTTTTTCTATGCCCTCAGCATTGGGGTGCTGACCGCTATCTTCTGGCCCCTGGGGCTACCTCAGTACGCCGCCATTGGCATTCTGGTGATGACCTGGGGCGACGGTCTGGCCGCCCTGATCGGGCAAAACTTTGGCCGTCACACCTACAAAATTTTTGGCAATCAAAAAAGCTGGGAGGGCAGCCTGACGATGGCTGTGGCCAGCTTTCTGGTGTGCTTTTTGGTGCTGGGTTTTACGGCGGGGTTTACCGGGGTGGCCGGGGGTACGGCCCTGGGCGTGGCGATCGCCTCCACCCTGCTGGAAACGCTGTCCTTCTTCGGCCTCGACAACCTGACCGTGCCCCTGGGCAGCGCGGCGCTGGCCTATGGGGTGATGGGGTGGGTGGGGTGA
- a CDS encoding CHAD domain-containing protein, with amino-acid sequence MATAQRQIALGDLAHGAIAKYLKQVVAYEPLVLADTDPEPLHQMRVGLRRLRTAVHVFEVGLELPKAGREANIAAVGRRLGRLRDLDVIWAILRDRYAPHLPSPEQQRLGLGLLKLAKERHKTFKRVRKLLRGDRYTELKQSLTGWVKNPIYGAIAALPADQVVPDLVLPLVSQLWLHPGWWVGTTAHPGGLIVNLHLTQAETDALIADRGPTLHSLRKQVKRVRYQLRLVSDLYPGALEADIERLSAMQDTLGDLQDSTVLEDWIGEVVPNARGQMPTLFALLGDRRHAAWQQWQGYQQHYLEPAQRQRLRLALLKPGAQAQGLAPAESSNSDGPQPRRSPGVGKTANPNPKRQKAKSKTSKAT; translated from the coding sequence ATGGCAACGGCACAGAGACAGATTGCGTTAGGGGATCTGGCCCACGGGGCGATCGCCAAGTACCTCAAGCAGGTGGTGGCCTACGAACCGCTAGTGCTGGCCGACACCGACCCTGAGCCCCTCCACCAGATGCGAGTGGGGCTCAGGCGGCTGCGGACCGCCGTGCATGTGTTTGAGGTTGGCCTGGAGTTGCCTAAGGCGGGGCGCGAAGCCAATATTGCTGCGGTGGGGCGCAGGCTGGGCCGCCTGCGCGACCTGGATGTGATTTGGGCCATCCTGCGCGATCGCTATGCTCCCCACCTGCCCAGCCCTGAGCAACAGCGCCTGGGCCTAGGGCTGCTGAAGCTGGCCAAAGAGCGCCACAAAACCTTTAAGCGGGTCAGAAAACTGCTCCGGGGCGATCGCTACACCGAGCTCAAGCAGTCCCTCACCGGCTGGGTCAAAAACCCGATCTATGGCGCGATCGCAGCCCTACCCGCCGACCAGGTGGTCCCCGACCTGGTGCTGCCGCTGGTGAGTCAGCTGTGGCTGCACCCCGGCTGGTGGGTGGGCACCACAGCCCACCCTGGCGGGCTGATCGTCAACCTGCACCTGACCCAGGCCGAAACCGATGCGCTGATCGCAGACCGGGGACCAACCCTGCACAGCCTGCGCAAACAGGTGAAGCGGGTGCGCTACCAGCTGCGTCTGGTCAGCGATCTGTATCCCGGCGCGCTAGAAGCCGACATCGAGCGACTCAGCGCCATGCAGGACACCCTGGGGGACCTGCAGGACAGCACCGTGCTGGAAGACTGGATTGGCGAGGTGGTACCCAACGCCAGGGGCCAAATGCCGACGCTGTTTGCTCTGCTGGGCGATCGCCGTCACGCCGCCTGGCAGCAGTGGCAGGGCTACCAGCAGCATTACCTAGAGCCCGCCCAACGACAGCGGCTGCGGCTGGCGCTGCTGAAGCCGGGGGCACAAGCCCAGGGGTTGGCCCCGGCGGAGTCCTCCAACAGCGATGGGCCGCAACCTCGCCGCAGTCCAGGCGTCGGGAAAACCGCTAACCCCAACCCCAAGCGGCAAAAGGCCAAATCAAAGACTTCAAAAGCTACATAA
- the pip gene encoding prolyl aminopeptidase, whose product MPFTFAMRQLYPPIEPYHTEYLSVSDRHRLYLEQVGNPEGKPVVFLHGGPGGGTNPTYRQFFDPERWRVVLFDQRGCGKSFPHAELEGNTTWALVEDIETIRVHLGIDRWTVFGGSWGSTLALAYAQTHPDRCEGLILRGIFTLRQREISWFYQQGASYLYPDAWENYLAPIPEAERDDLVAAYYRRLTSDSAEERLVAARAWAVWEASTSKLLQDPGLLRHFSADEFAVAFARIECHYFVNRGFFATDDHILRQVDRIRHIPGVIVQGRYDIVCPATTAWELHRAWPEAQFVMVQEAGHSALEPGITDALIEATDEFARR is encoded by the coding sequence ATGCCTTTTACCTTTGCCATGCGCCAACTGTATCCGCCCATTGAGCCCTATCACACCGAGTATCTGTCCGTCTCAGATCGGCATCGGCTCTACCTGGAGCAGGTGGGTAACCCGGAGGGCAAGCCGGTGGTGTTTTTGCACGGGGGGCCGGGCGGCGGCACCAACCCCACCTACCGCCAGTTCTTTGACCCCGAGCGGTGGCGAGTGGTGCTGTTTGACCAGCGGGGCTGCGGCAAGAGTTTTCCCCACGCCGAGCTGGAGGGGAACACCACCTGGGCCCTGGTGGAGGACATCGAAACAATCCGCGTCCACCTGGGTATCGATCGCTGGACGGTATTTGGCGGCAGCTGGGGCAGCACCCTGGCGCTGGCCTACGCCCAGACCCACCCCGATCGCTGCGAGGGTCTGATTTTGCGCGGCATTTTTACCCTGCGCCAGCGCGAGATTAGCTGGTTCTATCAGCAGGGGGCCAGCTACCTCTACCCCGACGCCTGGGAGAACTACCTCGCCCCCATCCCCGAGGCCGAGCGCGATGACCTGGTGGCTGCCTACTACCGTCGCCTCACCAGCGACAGTGCCGAAGAACGGCTGGTGGCGGCCCGCGCCTGGGCGGTGTGGGAGGCCAGCACTAGCAAGCTGCTGCAAGACCCCGGCCTGTTGCGCCACTTCAGCGCCGATGAGTTTGCCGTTGCCTTTGCCCGTATTGAGTGCCATTACTTCGTCAATCGCGGCTTTTTTGCCACCGATGACCACATCCTGCGCCAGGTGGACCGCATTCGCCACATTCCCGGCGTGATTGTGCAGGGCCGCTACGACATTGTCTGCCCCGCTACCACCGCCTGGGAACTGCACCGGGCCTGGCCCGAAGCCCAGTTTGTGATGGTGCAGGAGGCCGGTCACTCCGCCCTGGAGCCGGGCATTACCGATGCGCTGATCGAGGCGACGGACGAATTTGCCCGCCGATGA
- a CDS encoding bifunctional ADP-dependent NAD(P)H-hydrate dehydratase/NAD(P)H-hydrate epimerase, which translates to MQLEHQPATGTVTGALGGLFDGPLDPVVTAAQMRAIEGQLFAAGMPVAALMEKVASRIAVWIVRHFPLSRYPRVAVVAGPGHNGGDALVVARELAAQGYQVQVHSPISRLKPLTADHLKYIDYLGIPVAETVADLGPCDLLIEGLFGFGLERPIEGAIADLVSAIHDLDCPVVSIDLPSGLHTDSGAVLGTAVRATHTLCLGLWKRAFCQAGALAYLGQSHLIDFGIPPQAIAAELGPLPLVRRATLTTVRAKLPLPRLPDTHKYRVGQLLLVAGSRAYGGAALLTALGARASGVGMLTLAVPESLRLMVVAQLPEALVVGCPETNSGAIARLPDDLDLSRYDAIACGPGLSRQALPAVEAVLGSEAPLLLDADGLNLLAELGGGEALADRQSPTVLTPHRGEFKRLFPDPLTASEDAGAAAVAAARQSGAVVLLKGACTAIAHPDGTLWYVPESTPALARGGSGDLLTGLIGGLLAQTESSSREKSRATSLDLALDAALVGAWWHGVAARAAACDRTVLGVDGPQLAQYLNPVLAQVLA; encoded by the coding sequence ATGCAACTTGAACATCAGCCCGCCACAGGAACCGTCACCGGAGCCCTGGGCGGGCTTTTTGACGGACCGCTCGACCCGGTGGTCACCGCGGCCCAAATGCGGGCCATTGAGGGGCAGCTATTCGCCGCCGGAATGCCCGTGGCTGCCCTGATGGAGAAGGTGGCGAGCCGCATCGCGGTCTGGATAGTGCGGCACTTTCCGCTGTCGCGCTACCCCCGCGTTGCCGTGGTGGCGGGGCCGGGGCACAACGGCGGCGATGCCCTGGTGGTGGCGCGGGAACTGGCGGCCCAGGGCTATCAAGTGCAGGTGCACAGTCCGATCAGCCGCCTTAAGCCCCTCACCGCCGATCATCTGAAATATATAGACTACCTGGGCATTCCGGTGGCAGAGACGGTCGCGGACCTTGGCCCCTGTGACCTGCTGATTGAAGGGCTGTTTGGCTTCGGCCTGGAGCGCCCGATCGAAGGGGCGATCGCCGATCTGGTGTCCGCCATCCATGACCTCGACTGTCCGGTGGTGAGTATCGATCTGCCCTCCGGGCTGCACACCGACAGCGGGGCCGTCCTGGGGACGGCGGTGCGGGCCACCCACACCCTCTGCCTGGGCCTGTGGAAGCGGGCCTTTTGCCAGGCGGGGGCGCTGGCCTACCTGGGCCAGTCCCACCTGATCGACTTTGGCATTCCCCCCCAGGCGATCGCCGCCGAGCTTGGGCCTCTACCCCTGGTGCGGCGGGCCACCCTGACCACCGTGCGGGCCAAACTGCCCCTGCCCCGGCTGCCCGACACCCACAAGTATCGGGTTGGGCAGCTGTTGCTAGTAGCGGGGTCACGGGCCTACGGGGGGGCGGCTCTGCTGACAGCCCTGGGGGCCAGGGCCAGCGGCGTGGGCATGCTCACCCTGGCGGTGCCCGAGTCGCTGCGGCTGATGGTGGTGGCCCAGCTGCCCGAGGCGCTGGTGGTGGGCTGCCCCGAGACCAACAGCGGCGCGATCGCCCGCCTCCCCGACGACCTGGACCTGAGCCGCTACGACGCGATCGCCTGTGGGCCTGGCCTCAGCCGCCAGGCTCTGCCCGCCGTGGAGGCGGTGCTGGGAAGCGAGGCCCCCCTGCTGCTCGATGCCGACGGCCTCAACCTGCTGGCGGAGTTGGGCGGTGGCGAGGCCCTGGCGGACAGGCAGTCCCCCACCGTTCTCACCCCACACCGGGGGGAATTTAAGCGGTTGTTTCCCGATCCGCTGACCGCCAGCGAGGATGCCGGGGCGGCGGCGGTGGCGGCGGCCCGCCAGAGTGGTGCCGTGGTGCTGCTGAAGGGGGCCTGCACCGCGATCGCCCACCCGGACGGCACCCTGTGGTACGTGCCCGAGAGCACCCCGGCCCTGGCCCGAGGCGGCAGCGGCGACCTGCTGACGGGCCTGATTGGCGGGCTGCTGGCCCAGACCGAGTCCTCCAGCAGAGAAAAATCCAGGGCCACATCCCTCGACCTGGCCCTGGATGCGGCCCTGGTTGGGGCCTGGTGGCACGGTGTCGCCGCCCGCGCCGCCGCCTGCGATCGCACCGTTCTGGGAGTCGATGGCCCCCAGCTGGCCCAATACCTGAATCCGGTGCTGGCCCAGGTGCTAGCCTGA